The Verrucomicrobium spinosum DSM 4136 = JCM 18804 DNA segment GTACCGGGGCTGTGAACATGGCTGCGCCTATTGTTACGCGCGGCCCACGCATGAGTATCTGGGCTTCAGCGCCGGACTGGACTTTGAGTCGCGCATCATGGTCAAACCGGACGCTCCAGGATTGCTCCGCTCAGCTCTGATGCGTCCCAAATACGAACCTGACCGACTGGCCATGAGTGGGGTGACGGACTGCTACCAGCCGGTGGAGCGGAGCATGAAGATCACCCGGGGCTGTCTGGAAGTGCTGGCGGAGTGTCGTCACCCAGTGGTGTTGATCACCAAGAATCATCTGGTCACCCGGGACATCGATTTGCTGGCCAAGCTGGCTGCTGATCAGGCCGCAGCGGTGTATCTCTCGATCACCTCTCTGGATCCCAAGCTCGCTCATGTGCTGGAACCAAGAGCCTCCTCGCCCGCCATGCGTCTGCAGGCCATGCGAACCTTGCACGAGGCGGGGGTGCCGGTCGGAGTCTCGGCCGCGCCGATGATCCCCGGGTTGAACGATCATGAGCTGCCTGCTATCATTGAGGCGGCGGCGGACGCCGGGGCGAGCTTCGCCAGCTATACGGTGGTGCGGCTTCCCTTCGCAGTGAAGAACGTGTTTGCAGATTGGCTGGATGAGCACGTTCCCGGGCAAAGGGAAAAGGTGCTGGGCAGAATTGAGGAATCGCAGGGGCGAACCTTGTCGCACCCGGAATTCGGCAAACGTTTAAAAGGGGTCGGCGTGTGGGCGGATCAGATCGCCCAGGTGTTTCAAGTCAGCCTGAGAAGAAGCGGTATTGCGCAGAAAAGGCCGCCGGTGCTCAGCGTGGCGGCCTTCCGCAGGCCAGTGGTGCGTGGGGCACAGATGGAACTCCAGTTTTGACGGGATTCACAAGATTTTTGAAGATTAACAAGATGGTGGCTTTGGCCGGACTCGTGATCAGTTTGAGTCGGCGGACTCTTTGGACTGAGACTTGTCTTTGCCTCCCTCGGTCTCGATGGAGATGGTTTTGGTGCCCTTGTTGACCTTGATGAGAGCGGGAAGGCGGGCCACCCGGTTGTCCTTGACGTTCAGCGCCCAGGCTTGAAGGGCGAGGTCTCCGTCAGGAAGGGCGGGGGCTTTCACGATGCCTTTCCAGGGGTACAACTGGGGCACGGTGAGATCCTCAAGGTTCGAGAACTCATAGTCGAGTCCGTAGATGCGCAGCCACTGGTGGGTCTGGGGTTGCATCAGACCGATGACCTTATCCCCCTGGGTGATGAGCACGAGATCGCTTGGGTGCTTGGTGCCGAATCGCGCATGGCCGGAAATTTCCAGCCCGCCGTCTTCAAGGAATTGTGAGGTCAGGACGTTCGCCTTGTCCTTGGGCAGGGGTTTCTTGTCCTTGGTGAAGGTGCTGAGATCAGGCGACTCCAGGATGCGAGTCTTGAAGAGTCCCTGGCTGCGAAGGATGTTCACAGCATCCAGGCAGTATTTGTAGTCCTTGCAGAGCACGTTCATCTCATCCCTGCTGAGCTGGAAGTGAGGCAGGAACATGGTGAGCCCCTTCGACTGCCAGCGGGCGCGGTGCCAGATTTCTGTGAGGTGAAGGGAGTAGCGCCAGGTGGGAATCTGAGCGGTGCAGAAGATGGCCAGCATCGCGGTGGCGATGATGGCGGGAGCATTGGAGGGAAGGATGCGCGCGGCCCAGTTCCCCGGATTTTGCCGTAGCCAAGTCACCCACTCGCGACTGTGCAGGTAGGCCAGGGCCATGGTCGCGATAGGCAGGAAGGAACTGATGACCAGGTAGCGGGTGGTGGTGGACCGGTGTTCCCCAATGTGGGCCCGCCCTTTGCTGATGGAGAGAGCCACCCCGATGACGTAGGCAGCGAGAGCCAGCCAGGGAAGAGCCTGCGGCCAGAGCCTGCGACCAGTTTTGGTGAAGACAGTCAGGGCTGCCACCATCAAAAACGCTGTGAGCACCCAAATCCCATAGAATACTGAGGAGTCCAAGGGGTGATCTTCAAACGGAGTGCGAGCGAAGGGGTTGCCCAGGAATCCGAGGAAGAAGCCTACGAACTTCTTGATGTTCTCCGCCGAGTTGAGGCTGATGCCGCCTTCCAGGGCGTAGTCGCCCGGCTTCAGATTGTAGGCGTGGAAGGCGACGTTGTAGAAGTTGCTGAAGTAGGAAACGATGGTGCCGGCGGCCACGGTAATCCAAATACCCCCCATGAGAATCCGGGTTTTCAGCGGGGCAAGATGGGGATGCAGGAGGATGAAAACGAGGATCACCGGCCAGAAGACCAAGCCATGGGAAAAGGAGTGGGTGGCCATCTCCGCCAGGAGCCATGCAGCGGCAAACAGCAGCCAGGGATGTTTGGCGGTTGCAGGGATGGTCGGTGCCGGGGAGTCTGGGGTAAAGGCATTGAGAATGGCTAGCAGACAGGGCACCGGAATGGCCATCCACATGGCGGCTCCCCAGAAGAGAATCTGGAAGAGCATCGGTGAAAAGATGAGCAGATTCGCGGCAAAGGCCATCGCCGCCACCCAGAGGCCGCGTCCCAGGGTCTTGCTCATGATCCGCCAGGTGAGCAGGCCGCTGACGAAGAACAGGAAGAACGTGAAGTAGTTCTCCCAGCGGAAGTCTCCGCCGCTCAAGTGGCTCAGGGTGAGGATGATGAGGCGAGGAATGACGATGCGGTGCTGGATCTGCGGCGCATAAAGGTCATGCCAGCTCAGGGTGCCGTTGTGCCACTTCTGTAGGAGAGGGGCATTTTCCCAAGTGTCCCAGCAGGCGATGTCCACGCTCTTTTCCCAGACGAGCAGGCCGGTGAAGAGGGCCGGCGTGAAAGCCAGGAAAAAGATCAGGACCCGTTTCCAGGAAAACGAGCGTCTGTTGTGGGCGGCGGGCTGGCTTTTGTCGAGGTTCATGTGAGCGTCGGGCCGATCCATAGCCGTGTATCAACTGGGTGCGAGAGTAAATCCATGAACAAAAGTTTAATTGATGCTGGCTGTGAGGAAAATAACCTCCGTTTGTCCCAGCACCTCCGGCAGGAATGGCAAATGAACCCGCGACCCACCACTCCTGGCATCCTTGGATGTCTTCCTTTGTTTTCTTGATGCTGGGAGGGGCTGCGGTCCCGCTTTTTGCAGCAGAGGGGACCAAGGTTCTCCAGTACAATCGGGACGTTCGCCCCATTCTGGCGGACCATTGCTTCAATTGCCACGGAGCGGACGAGCGGCAACGCAAGGGCAAGCTGCGCCTTGATGAGAGGGAAGGGGCATTGTCTGGCAAGGCCGTCGTTCCTGGTCATCCTGAGGCGAGTGAACTGATCAAGCGCATTCTCACAGAGGATCCGGAGGAGGTGATGCCTCCGCCCAAGTCCCACAACACGCTCACGGAGGCTGAAAAGGCCACTCTGAGGCGCTGGATCGAATCCGGGGCGGAGTACCAAAAGCATTGGGCGTTTATTCCCCCTCAGAAGGTCGAAGTACCCGCGCCCAAGACACTTCCATCTGGATGGGATGGTGCGGTGGACGGCTTTGTGCTGAAACAGTTGGAGGAGCATGGGATGACTCCGGCCGGGCCAGCGAATCGAGAAGCGTGGCTGCGCCGGGTGACTTTTGCCCTCACCGGGTTGCCTCCCGGGATCAAGGAAATGGACGCTTTCCTGGGTGACATCTCAGGAACGGAAGCCGATGCACGGGCCAAGGTGGTGGATCGCCTGCTGGGCTCACGTTCCTATGGCGAACATCTGGCAAAGGACTGGCTGGATGCGGCGCGCTATGCCGACAGCTATGGTCGTCATGAAGACGGGGACATGCTGGTGTGGCCCTGGCGGGACTGGGTGATCCGTTCCTTCAACAACAACCTTCCTTACGATCAGTTTGTCCTCGCTCAAACTGCAGGTGACCTCCTGCCGGGATCCACGCGGGATCAGAAGGTGGCCACTGCCTTCAACCGGCTGGCGCAGCAGTCCAACGAGAGTGGGAGCGATCCCGAGGAGTTTCGGCTGGATCAGGTGAGCGATCGGGTGCGGGCCAATGGTCTGGCCTTCATGGGGCTGACCATCGAGTGCGCCAAGTGCCACGACCACAAGTATGACCCCATCAGTCAACGGGAGTACTGGCAGATGGCGGCCTTCTTCGACAACATCGACGAGAACGGCGTGTACTCGCAGTTCTGTCCCAAGGCGACGCCTTCGCCCTCCCTGCTGCTGCCAGATGCCTCTCAGGAGGAGAAGCTGGTGGAGCTGCAGCATCAGATCGAGACGCGTGAGCATGCCCTGGAAGCCATGCGCAAGGAGGTGAGGCCTGCCTTTGAGAAACGGATCGCTGAAGAAGGTATCCCCGGGGCGTCCAAGTCCGGTCTCGTCAATAGCATCAAGGCGTTGTTTGGCCAGCGGGAGTTCAATCCCTGGACCCAACGGGCCAAGGCGCACTTCGACTTTGAACCCGAGTCCGTGGCCAGGCAGGACGGCGATCGGGTGCTGCTGAATCGTGAGGACAAGGCGAAGTCTGCACGGCTCCGCGTCAAGCTGGATCCGGTGGAGAAAGGCGCACGTGGCAAGGCCATGCTTATGAAGGGGGATGATGAAATAAACATCCCGCGCATGGGTGACTTCAAGGAGTATGACGCCTTCAGTTTCGCGGTCTGGCTCCAGCCGGGTGAGACGCGGGATCGGGCGACTGTGGTGGCCTGCTCGCGTGGCGGCAATGATGATGGGAGAGGCTACGAAGTGGTGCTCGAAAATGAGGTCCCTTCCTTCGCCCTGATGCACTTTTTCCCAGGAAACGAAATCCGCATTCGTGCCCGGACGTCTTTGCCGCTGAACCAGTGGAGTCATCTGGCCGTGACCTATGACGGCTCCAGCCGGGCTGAGGGCATGAAGATGTATATCAACGGGGAACTGGCCTCCGTGGAGGTGGTGCACGACCACCTGAAGCGGGACATCTCCCGCCGTGAGGAGTGGGGGGACATAGGCATCGACCAAGTGCGTTTCACCCTGGGCGGGCGTGAGCATGATTCGCCGCTCAAGAACTGCGGGGTGGACGAGTACTACGTGTTCGGTCGCGGCATCTCCGCGGGAGAAGTGAAGAATCTGGCCGGCGTGCCTTCTCAAGCTGCGGACTGGCTGGACTGGTGGCTGGCGCTCAAACACGATGGCTGGAAGACGGCCCAATCAGAGCTGAGGAAACTACGCGAGGCCCGGACGGCGGTGACCAACGAGGTGCTGGAGATCATGGTGATGCAGGAGTTGCCCGCGGCTCGGCCCGCTTTTGTGCGACTAAGGGGCGACCACCGCCAGAAAGGGGAGCCGGTGCAGCCGGACGTGCCGCAGCAGATCCTGCCGTGGCCGGAAGGGGCGCCGCGCAACCGGCTCGGCTTTGGCCAGTGGCTGGTGAGTCCGCAGCATCCGCTGGTTGCCAGGGTAGCGGTCAATCGCATCTGGCAGATGTTCTTTGGTCGCGGTCTGGTGGGCACGCCGGAGGATTTTGGGACACGCGGGGAACTTCCCTCTCACCCGGAGCTTCTCGACTGGCTGGCTTGCGACTTTCGTGAGCACGGCTGGGATGTGAAGCGGCTGTGCCGCATGATCGCCCTCTCAGGAACCTTTGGGCAGAGTGCCATTCCAGGGGATCCCATGCAATTGACTGCCGACCCCGCCAACAAATGGTTGGCTCGCGGGCCGGTGGTGCGTCTGGCCGGGGAGGAACTGCGAGATCAAGCGCTGGCCGCCAGCGGGCTCTTTGTGGACAAAGTGGGAGGCCCCAGTGTGTACCCTTATCTGCCGCTGGGGATCTATCGCGACAGCGGCTTGCAGCAGAACTACGTGGAGAGCCAGGGGGAGGGCTTGTATCGTCGCAGCCTCTACACCTTCTGGCGGCGCACGCTGGCACCACCGAATCTGGCGGCGTTTGATGCTCCCACGCGCGAGTTCTGTGTAATGCGTCGGGAGAAGACCAGCACCCCGGTGCAGGCCCTCGTGTTGCTGAATGATCCCCAGTACGTGGAGGCTCAGCGGGTGCTGGCGGCCCGGGTGTTGAAGGAAGCCGGGGATGATGATGCGGCGGCCTGTGCTACGGCCTTCCGGCTGCTGCTGGGCCGGCTGCCCACCGGGCAGGAGCAGGCTGTGCTTCTGTGTGTGCTGGGTGGCCACTCGGATCACTATCGGACCCACTTGGATGAAGCCAGGGCCTTCCTCCAGAACGGCCATCATGCGGCCGATGAACATCTCGAACCCGCACGAGTGGCAGCCATGGCCATGGTGGTGCGCACGCTCATGAGCCACGTGGAAGCCGTCAACCGTTGATCCCCATGACTGACAATTCCAAACTCACGCGGAGACAGATGCTGAGCCGGGCGGGCTGTGGTCTGGGCGGCCTGGCCTTTGCCAGCCTGTTGGGGGCCGCAGAATCGGGCGCAGGCCCGGGGCTCTCCAGTTTGCCCGGGCTGCCGCACTTCGCACCCAAGGCCAGGCGGGTCATTTTCCTCTTTATGAGCGGAGGGCCGTCGCATGTGGACAGCTTCGACAACAAGCCAGTGCTGCTGAAGCGCCAGGGGGACAGCCTGCCAGAGAGCTATCGCAAGGGGGCTCAGAAGCTGCCCGGCATGTCAGGCAATCAGACGCTCTTCCAGCTCAAAGGTTCCTCGTACCCGTTCAAGCAGTACGGCCAGAGCGGGGCCTGGGTGAGTGATGCCTTTCCCCACACGGCGAAGATGGTGGACGACCTCTGTTTCATCAAGTCGATGCATTCGGAATCGGTGAACCATGATCCGGCCATCACGTTTATCCAGACCGGCTCTCCGCTGGCAGGTCGCCCCAGCGTGGGCTCCTGGGTGCAATATGGGCTGGGGCGTGACAACCAGAACCTGCCGGCCTTCATCACCATGATCTCACGACGGCCCGTGGATCAGCCATTAAGTGCCAAGCTGTGGGGCAGTGGGTTCCTCCCGACGCAGTACGAAGGCGTGCAGTTTCGCGCTTCCAAGGATCCAGTGCTCTACCTGGGAGACCCGGCGGGGGTCAGCCGCGACACGACCAAGCGGGTGCTGGATGGTCTGAGGGATCTCCAGGCAGCTCAGCCGGGAGTAAGCTCCCAGGCCGCCACGGCTGCTGCGCTCGATGCCCGGTGGGCGGAGTACGAGATGGCCTTTCGCATGCAGTCCTCCATCCCAGAGGTGACAGACTTGAAAGGAGAACCCGATCACGTATTTGATCTCTACGGTCCCGATGCTCGCCATCCGGGGACTTTCGCTGCGAACTGCATTCAGGCCCGCCGTCTGGCCGAGCGCGGAGTGAAGTTCATCCAGCTCTTCCATCCAGGATGGGACCTGCACAGCAACATGGAGAAGGGCTTTCCAGTCCTGGCCCAGGAAGTGGACCAACCCTGCGCCGCACTCATCGCCGATCTCAAACAGCGCGACCTGCTGAAGGACACTCTGGTCATCTGGGGTGGGGAATTTGGACGCACCTGCTACCTACAGGGGCGTCTGGGCAAGATGGGACAGGGGGGCAGGGATCATCACCCCAACTGCTTCACCTTCTGGATGGCGGGAGGTGGCGCGAAGCCGGGGGTGACCTATGGGGAGACGGATGAACTGGGGCACGCCATTGTGCGGGACCCTGTGCATGTGCATGACTTCCATGCAACCCTCCTGCACCTGTTGGGTATTGATCACGAGCGGTTCACCTACCGCTTTCAGGGACGGGACTTCCGGCTTACGGATGTGTCGGGGAGTGTGGTGAAGCGGATTCTGGCATGATCGCGTCGCATTCTATGGACTTTTCCCAGTTGCATCCCGGGGCCGACGGTGGAGTATCCGCGCCGATGACCGAGTCCCCGGCACTGCCGAAGTTTTGTGTGGTGATACCCTGCTACAATGAGCAGGAGTCGATCCCTGTGCTCGTGGAGAAACTGACTCCAGTGCTGGAAGAGGGAACGGCTGGATCGTGGCAGATTTTGTTTGTGGACGATGGCAGCCGGGATGCCACCCCATCCATGATTTGGGATCTCCACGCGAAGGACCCCCGCTATCAGGGAATCCGGCTGAGCCGCAATTTCGGACACCAGCCCGC contains these protein-coding regions:
- a CDS encoding PA0069 family radical SAM protein; this translates as MNEAAHAQITRPRGRGAGDNPDQRFTQLHVSYEEGEAPSKVTTKFFVDHSQSIITTNNSPDLGFGGSINPYRGCEHGCAYCYARPTHEYLGFSAGLDFESRIMVKPDAPGLLRSALMRPKYEPDRLAMSGVTDCYQPVERSMKITRGCLEVLAECRHPVVLITKNHLVTRDIDLLAKLAADQAAAVYLSITSLDPKLAHVLEPRASSPAMRLQAMRTLHEAGVPVGVSAAPMIPGLNDHELPAIIEAAADAGASFASYTVVRLPFAVKNVFADWLDEHVPGQREKVLGRIEESQGRTLSHPEFGKRLKGVGVWADQIAQVFQVSLRRSGIAQKRPPVLSVAAFRRPVVRGAQMELQF
- a CDS encoding DUF1553 domain-containing protein — its product is MSSFVFLMLGGAAVPLFAAEGTKVLQYNRDVRPILADHCFNCHGADERQRKGKLRLDEREGALSGKAVVPGHPEASELIKRILTEDPEEVMPPPKSHNTLTEAEKATLRRWIESGAEYQKHWAFIPPQKVEVPAPKTLPSGWDGAVDGFVLKQLEEHGMTPAGPANREAWLRRVTFALTGLPPGIKEMDAFLGDISGTEADARAKVVDRLLGSRSYGEHLAKDWLDAARYADSYGRHEDGDMLVWPWRDWVIRSFNNNLPYDQFVLAQTAGDLLPGSTRDQKVATAFNRLAQQSNESGSDPEEFRLDQVSDRVRANGLAFMGLTIECAKCHDHKYDPISQREYWQMAAFFDNIDENGVYSQFCPKATPSPSLLLPDASQEEKLVELQHQIETREHALEAMRKEVRPAFEKRIAEEGIPGASKSGLVNSIKALFGQREFNPWTQRAKAHFDFEPESVARQDGDRVLLNREDKAKSARLRVKLDPVEKGARGKAMLMKGDDEINIPRMGDFKEYDAFSFAVWLQPGETRDRATVVACSRGGNDDGRGYEVVLENEVPSFALMHFFPGNEIRIRARTSLPLNQWSHLAVTYDGSSRAEGMKMYINGELASVEVVHDHLKRDISRREEWGDIGIDQVRFTLGGREHDSPLKNCGVDEYYVFGRGISAGEVKNLAGVPSQAADWLDWWLALKHDGWKTAQSELRKLREARTAVTNEVLEIMVMQELPAARPAFVRLRGDHRQKGEPVQPDVPQQILPWPEGAPRNRLGFGQWLVSPQHPLVARVAVNRIWQMFFGRGLVGTPEDFGTRGELPSHPELLDWLACDFREHGWDVKRLCRMIALSGTFGQSAIPGDPMQLTADPANKWLARGPVVRLAGEELRDQALAASGLFVDKVGGPSVYPYLPLGIYRDSGLQQNYVESQGEGLYRRSLYTFWRRTLAPPNLAAFDAPTREFCVMRREKTSTPVQALVLLNDPQYVEAQRVLAARVLKEAGDDDAAACATAFRLLLGRLPTGQEQAVLLCVLGGHSDHYRTHLDEARAFLQNGHHAADEHLEPARVAAMAMVVRTLMSHVEAVNR
- a CDS encoding DUF1501 domain-containing protein; this encodes MTDNSKLTRRQMLSRAGCGLGGLAFASLLGAAESGAGPGLSSLPGLPHFAPKARRVIFLFMSGGPSHVDSFDNKPVLLKRQGDSLPESYRKGAQKLPGMSGNQTLFQLKGSSYPFKQYGQSGAWVSDAFPHTAKMVDDLCFIKSMHSESVNHDPAITFIQTGSPLAGRPSVGSWVQYGLGRDNQNLPAFITMISRRPVDQPLSAKLWGSGFLPTQYEGVQFRASKDPVLYLGDPAGVSRDTTKRVLDGLRDLQAAQPGVSSQAATAAALDARWAEYEMAFRMQSSIPEVTDLKGEPDHVFDLYGPDARHPGTFAANCIQARRLAERGVKFIQLFHPGWDLHSNMEKGFPVLAQEVDQPCAALIADLKQRDLLKDTLVIWGGEFGRTCYLQGRLGKMGQGGRDHHPNCFTFWMAGGGAKPGVTYGETDELGHAIVRDPVHVHDFHATLLHLLGIDHERFTYRFQGRDFRLTDVSGSVVKRILA